Within the Microtus ochrogaster isolate Prairie Vole_2 linkage group LG2, MicOch1.0, whole genome shotgun sequence genome, the region CTCTCAGACTTCTGAGGGGGTTTTGGGGAGGTTGTATTTTAACAGTCCTGTGATTAGAGGCATTGAGTAGGCAGAGTCCCATGAGGCCAAAGGGTTGGGGAGTCCCTGAAGAAAAGGATCAGTAGACACCAAACAGCAGTCCCCACCTACTCCACCCCAGGTCTGGCCTGTCTCCACATCGCcacattgcagaggaaccagcCACTCATAGAACTGCTGCTTCAGAACGGAGCTGACATTGACGTACAGGTGAGGGCACCAATCAGGGCGCCACCTGGCCCGCCACCTGCCACCATCTGTTCTAACTGCAGGTCCCCGCTAGTGTTAAACTCCAGAGCTCAGGCTCAGCCTGTTAGCTCTTGGCCTTCCTAACTGACACCCCATTCATCTCCAGGAGGCCACCAGTGGGAAGACTGCACTGCACCTGGCTGTGGAAACCCAGGAGCGCAGCCTGGTACAGTTCCTGCTCCGGGCTGGTGCCCGGGTAGATGCCCGCATGCTCAATGGTTGCACGCCTTTGCATCTGGCAGCCGGCCGCGGCCTCAACAGCATCTCATCCACTCTGTGTGAGGCTGGTGCCGACTCCCTGCTGTTGAATGTAGAAGATGAGACACCCCAGGACCTGGCTGAGGATGTAAGAGACAGACGCTCTGCCTTGCAGGGCCTCCCACCCGTAACAGAGTTGGGCTCTTTCAACTAGGCAAAGGACCTCTGTCTCATTCACTAAGTTAACAGTGCTGGGGTCAGGTTGGGAGTGCAACTCAGTGGACAGACGGCTTGCTTAGCATGtaagaggctctgggttcagtccccagaaccacataaagtGACAATTACCTAGAATTCAGCACTTGGGGAATGGGGGCGGAAAGATCAAATACCGAAGGTCTTCTTCATCTATATAGCAACTTCAGGGCCAGCCTCAGCTCAACCTTCCCTCTCCCCGAAACTGCTAGGGCAGAACAGGACTGAAGCTTAACAACCGTGACATCTTGGGTTGTTTTTGGCCCTCAGCCGGTTTCCTAAACTAGCAGGCCCGAAGAGCCCAAACCTGGACTCTCACAGGAGTGAATCAatgagcacccacatggaagaCAAAGCCATGCTAAGGCCCGGGAGAACCCAAAGAGCAATACCTGTCTGCACGCGGCTTCAGCAAATGCCTGCAGCATACAAACCTATACCTGGTCCAGGTcttagaccttttttttttttatttttaagacagagtttctttgtgtaacagccccaactgtcctggaattcactttgtagacaaggctgccctcaaactcacagagatccacctgcctctgcctcctgagtgctgggattgaaagtgtgcaccaccaccacctagcaaaactcacattttcttttattttatcttcttttttttctgagatgatttctctatagctttggagcctgtcctggaactcactctgtagaccaggctgaccttgaactcacagagatccgcctgcctctgcctgaatactgggattaaaggtgtgcgcctcctcCTACCAGCAAAACtcacataaaaaaatattcagcCAGGTGTGCCGGcacatgccttcagtcccagcacttaagaggtaaaggcaggcatatctctgtgagtttgaggccagcctcctctatgacgaagtgagttccaggacagccaaggtggttactcagagaaaccatgtctcaaaaacaaacaaacaaaaatactcaaaGTATGTAATGCTTTTCTTTCCCCACTCCCCCAATACCACCAACAAAGAATAGTCCAGTGGGCTAGATCAGCTCTAAGTCACTCCTGGCTCTGATATTCTGCATAACTTACTATAGAGTTTGTCTAAAGCCTTGGGGCTCTGCCATACCCAGGTCACTCACTGTCTGGGAAGTTAGTATTGGCAGGGTTCCTACCTGCTCCCTACTGCCCTCTCTCTTGACCTTAAATTAACTCTGTTCCTCTCCATTGTCTTCCTCAGCTCCTTTCTTATTTGCCCTTTGATGACCTGAAAATCTCCGGGAAGCCACTGCTGTGTACTGACTGAAGCCAGGCCAGGGGTCCCACCTTTTCCTACCTGGAAGCTGGAGCCACAGCTGCTGCAGTTGGGGCCCAAGCAACATGCCCCTCCGCAGAGGCCAGAGCATGGGGGCTAGTGTAGTCCTAACAGGAGAGGAAGGATTGCAAACAAGGAAGCCGGTCTGGAAGGAAGAACTTCCCAGGTGGACAGGATAGAGATTCTTGAAAGACCCTCAAAGCCTGCTTGCTTCTGTTGAAGATGGCATGGGCTGAAACTGACAACCATCAGGAAAACGGATGAGCAAACAGGACCCTGAGGGGCCTTACCTAAAACCCCTTTGTGAGCATGCTTGGGACTGGAGGTTGAACCTAGAGCCTCCCAATGGGCAAGCTTACTATCAAGTAGCTCTGTCCCcagccttctttttacttttaattttgtggcagggtctcactaggttgCCTGAGatggcctggaacacactctgtagccAAAGCAGTCCTTGAACTAGGATCCTTCTGGGATTATGGGTCTGATGGCAGTGGGCCCGGGAAAAAGACTTCATACATAAGGCTCCAAACTGAGCCTTTGGAAAGGAATAATTCTGTAACATGACActaaaatggaagagagagactttaaaaaaaaatgtttcccttcTACAATTGTTTGCATAGGCAGGCCGGACCTGTGATCCTGGGGTAAAGACAGAGACGGGGGAGTAGGGCCTTGCTGTTATAATTCTGCTGGctttccctgtcacctgggtagCAGAATTATATTATAACACTTACTGGGTAGGGTGGGAGGCCTGGGAGTTCTCAGGCCTGCTTCCTGCCAGCACAGACACATCTCCTTCATGTGGGAATGGTCAGGGATGGAGGAATTTGGAGACATTTCCCTAGAGATGCTGGGGACATTGAGCACAAGAGAGCTGCTGCAACTCTACTTTCCTTCCCCTTGAGGGCCCTGCTAGGTCAGGCCCATGACCGGCATGAAGAACATATtaaaactataggcaactaaaTACATGGTCAGAAGTTGCAATGGGTGCTGGGAGGGGGAAAACTAGCAGAAAGGAGGGCAGTGGAGTGGGTGGAGAAGTATTATTTTGGGTGACCAAGGAAGCTTCAGACGGGTGGCCTAGAAACTGGGACATAGAGCCTGGTGGTGATtatcacacacacctttaatcccagcacttgggtgacagaggcaggtagatctctgtgagttcgaggctagcctggtctacaaagtgagcttcaggacagccagggctgttacacagaaaaaccctgtgtgGAAAAACCGAAAGAGACAGAAGTTGTGACATAGGATGAGCAAAGAAAGGGGCAGAGCATCGGGGGAAGGCCTCCCATGAGTTAAAGGAACTGAAAACAGGTTAGCAGGATTCTACAGAGTTGGTCGAGTGAGTGGGCGAGGAGAACGCACGAGGTCGTGCAGTGTCTGGAAGGTCACGGTCACCGGTACTAGGGGGATAACAGGAAGGAGAcatcattgtttaaaaaaaaggtaaaacatAAGGGGAAGTGCTTGGTCTCAGATACTCAAAAGTCCATTCCGCTAGGTGGCAACAGTCGTCCCTGTGTCTGGGATGGCAAGGGTTGATGGCTGTGACCAAGCAAGTTGACGAATAGGGAGGGAGTCCCAACTGGGGTTCCCCGCGAGAACCGGGCCTGGTCTGCCTCCGGGCCGCGCGGGGGCGCTGTGGCCGGGGCGCCGCGGAGGGGCtcaggcggggaggaggcgggaaGAGCACGGCACTTCCGCTGGTTGGCTGGCTAGCTGGCTGCTGGAGCGGGTGGCGAAGGGAGCGGAGGGAGCGTGCGGCCCGGGGACTCGCATTCCCCGGTCCCCCCTCCGCCCCACGCGGCTGGGCCATGGACGCCAGGTGGGGGGGCTCGGCCAGCCATGGCCCACGTGACTGAGACCCCGGGGCCACGTGACCGAGACCCCAGGGCTCGGGAGGCGGGGTGGGGTCTTCCAGCTGCAGAAGCTGTCAGGGAGCCAGTGTGAATGGGGGCGCGGCGTGTGGCCTGTGATCCTGGGGGGCTTCGGGAGTGTCGTCCGGAGGAGACGTGGGATTGTGGCGCTCCGGAGCGGGAGGGGGGGGCGCCTGTGGCCTGAGCTGCCCGCGCGCTGGAGGGAACAGAGGCGACCTATGTGGCTGGGCAGGCGGGGCCGCccctgggaagggaggaggttcTGCTTGGCCTGCGTCGGACCCcccgagagagagggagagagaggctctTTGTCTGTCCCGCTGGACTGCAGCGGAGGGGGCGGGGACGCCACTGGGCACTTCCCTGGTACAGTCCCCTCCGGAGGGCAGAGGGGCTGAAGAGCTTCAACCCTAATCGCTGCTTTGGCTGTCCCAGCAGATGGTGGACATTGGTGGTGTTCGCCGTGCTCCCTTCTTTGGGAGCAGGTGGAGAGTCACCCGAAGCCCCTCCGCAGTCCTGGACACAGCTGTGGTTCTCCCGCTTTTTCTTGAATGCTGCTGGCTATGCCAGCTTTATGGTACCTGGCTACCTTCTGGTACAATACTTTAGACGGAAGAACTACCTAGAGACAGGTAATGTGGTCAAAGGGTAGGGAAACAAACCAGGTTCTATTGCAGGTGTTGACAGACATTCAAAGCGGACTGTGacttgggaagggagggaggttaGTAGGTCGGGGTGCGGAGCTTGCTGACTGctctggagaagttgtggggctTGACTTTGTGTGTCTTCTTCAGGCAGGGGTCTCTGCTTTCCGCTGGTGAAAGCCTGTGTGTTTGGCAGTGAGCCCAAGGCCTCTGATGAGGTTCCGCTAACTCTCCGGGCAGATGCTACAGCAGATAGTACCCCGTCTTGGCAGATCCTGAAGCTGGTCTTCTGTGCCTCGGGGCTCCAGGTAAGTAGACAGGCTCCCCTTCTCTTACCAGATTGGGTTCAGATAGCCAGGAACTTAATAAAACCAAAGTTGCCCTGCCCACACCAAAGGTTTGTTGATTTAGGTATGGTTTATGTCCTTGCAGGACCAGGACACGGCCCCACCCTGAAAGTGTTGAAGTGCTTTCTTCCTCTTACCTTTTCCTCCTTCCGCACCTGTACTGAAATTTCACCGTATACATATGTAATGATGTCTAGTgtgtcttttctgtattttttttctgtgctctttttctgctttctgtataTATAATCTCGCTGACAAAATCTGGGGGGAatcccaggcatggtggcaaaacTTGGAAGCTGAAACATaaggattgaaagttcaaggcctgcagcacctggtggtgatggcactcacctttaatcccagcactctagaggcagaggctcgaggacctctctgagttcaaggccagcctagtctacagagtaaatcccaggacagctggagctacacaaagaaaccctgtctcgaaaaaccgacagagaggggaggaggggtgtcaaggcctgcctgagcaaTTTAGTGTGAGATTCtgtcaaaacataaaataaatcaagcgTTATGGTGGGTTTGTCCCAGCgtgtgggaggcagagcaggtggatctttgagttggaGATAGCCCTGGTTACATGTCAAGTTTGAGAATAACTAAGACTGTGTAGTGAGACCTGTCTGAAAGTAATAATGTGGGAGGAGCTCTGGGGGTACAACCCAAAAGTAGAGCTCTTTCCTACTATGTATAAACCTTAGACGATCCCCGGGGCCACACACACGAGAATTTATGCCTCTGCTTGTGTGGGATGCTATCACCGGCCATAGTTTGAAATGGATGCCAGTTCACCTTAGATTATATGTTGAACTGAAAGTGACCAGCCCTCCCTGAGTCTTCCAAACATCCCAATTTATTTTGAATTggttcaaaataaaactttatatggTATATGGAGCCAGCTCTAATGAACTTGTGCCAAGAAGTTGGGCAGTGTCCAGTCCTGAAGCAGGTGTCACTGTGTTTACAACTCCATTTGATTCCCTACAAGGTGAAGTAAAGCTTAGAAAAGAAACCTTTACTAGAGAGAAACCAAAAGGATGCTGTCCGTTATATCACATGCCATCATCccaaggaagggagaaaatgaaggaCCCTTttccatttgggtttttttgttttgttttgtttttgttttgttttgtttttcgagatagggtttctctgtggctttggagcctgtcctggaactagctctgtagaccaggctggtcttgaacttacaggacccttttccttttgcttactGGTGccattcttccccttctcccaggtGTCCTATCTGACTTGGGGTGTACTGCAGGAAAGAGTGATGACTGGCAGCTATGGAGCCACAGACACATCACCAGGCGAGCACTTCACAGACTCACAGTTCCTGGTGCTAATGAACCGTGTGCTGGCATTGATTGTGGCAGGTCTCTACTGTGTCCTATGCAAGCAACCCCGTCATGGGGCACCCATGTACCGATACTCTTTTGCCAGTCTGTCAAATGTGCTCAGCAGCTGGTGCCAATATGAAGCACTTAAATTCGTCAGCTTCCCTACCCAGGTACTGGCCAAGGCCTCCAAGGTGATTCCCGTCATGATGATGGGAAAGCTGGTATCTAAACGAAGCTATGAACACTGGGAATACCTGACTGCTGGCCTCATCTCCATTGGGGTGAGCATGTTTCTGCTGTCTAGTGGACCAGAGCCCCGAAGTTCTCCAGCCACCACACTCTCAGGCTTGGTCCTACTGGCAGGCTACATCGCTTTTGACAGCTTCACCTCAAACTGGCAGGATGCCCTGTTTGCCTATAAGATGTCTTCAGTGCAGATGATGTTTGGGGTCAATTTATTCTCCTGTCTTTTCACAGTAGGCTCACTACTGGAGCAGGGGGCCCTACTGGAGGGAGCCCGCTTCATGGGGCGGCACAGTGAGTTTGCATTCCAtgccctcctcctctccatctgCTCTGCCTTCGGTCAGCTCTTCATCTTCTATACCATTGGACAGTTCGGAGCTGCTGTCTTCACCATCATCATGACTCTCCGCCAGGCTATTGCCAtccttctctcctgccttctctatGGTCACACTGTCACTGTGGTGGGGGGACTAGGGGTGGCTGTGGTCTTCACTGCCCTACTACTCAGAGTCTATGCCCGGGGCCGTAAGCAGCGGGGAAAGAAGGCTGTTCCAACTGAGCCCCCAGTGCAGAAGGTATGAGGAATGGAATAAGGACCCTCATTCTGGTTTCTGTAGCTTCTCAGAGGCACTGGCTCAAGGGCAAATATTCTCAGTATAAGCAGAGGATTGGAGCCCTAGAGGCAGCCTCTTTTTGCCTTGCCTTAAGAGCCCCACCTACTACTATTCATGCAAGTGGCAGTTGTGGGTCTGAGTTAGAGGTGATCCACACGGAGC harbors:
- the Slc35b2 gene encoding adenosine 3'-phospho 5'-phosphosulfate transporter 1, with the protein product MDARWWTLVVFAVLPSLGAGGESPEAPPQSWTQLWFSRFFLNAAGYASFMVPGYLLVQYFRRKNYLETGRGLCFPLVKACVFGSEPKASDEVPLTLRADATADSTPSWQILKLVFCASGLQVSYLTWGVLQERVMTGSYGATDTSPGEHFTDSQFLVLMNRVLALIVAGLYCVLCKQPRHGAPMYRYSFASLSNVLSSWCQYEALKFVSFPTQVLAKASKVIPVMMMGKLVSKRSYEHWEYLTAGLISIGVSMFLLSSGPEPRSSPATTLSGLVLLAGYIAFDSFTSNWQDALFAYKMSSVQMMFGVNLFSCLFTVGSLLEQGALLEGARFMGRHSEFAFHALLLSICSAFGQLFIFYTIGQFGAAVFTIIMTLRQAIAILLSCLLYGHTVTVVGGLGVAVVFTALLLRVYARGRKQRGKKAVPTEPPVQKV